A single genomic interval of Symphalangus syndactylus isolate Jambi chromosome 18, NHGRI_mSymSyn1-v2.1_pri, whole genome shotgun sequence harbors:
- the LRATD1 gene encoding protein LRATD1: MGNQLDRITHLNYSELPTGDPSGIEKDELRVGVAYFFSDDEEDLDERGQPDKFGVKAPPGCTPCPESPSRHHHHLLHQLVLNETQFSAFRGQECIFSKVSGGPQGADLSVYAVTALPALCEPGDLLELLWLQPAPEPPAPAPHWAVYVGGGQIIHLHQGEIRQDSLYEAGAANVGRVVNSWYRYRPLVAELVVQNACGHLGLKSEEICWTNSESFAAWCRFGKREFKAGGEVPAGTQPPQQQYYLKVHLGENKVHTARFHSLEDLIREKRRIDASGRLRVLQELADLVDDKE; the protein is encoded by the coding sequence ATGGGCAACCAACTGGACCGCATCACCCACCTCAACTACAGCGAGTTGCCCACAGGGGACCCGTCGGGGATTGAAAAGGACGAACTGCGGGTCGGGGTTGCCTACTTCTTCTCGGATGATGAGGAAGACCTGGACGAACGCGGGCAGCCCGACAAGTTTGGCGTGAAGGCCCCCCCGGGTTGCACCCCCTGCCCGGAGAGCCCcagccgccaccaccaccacctgctgCACCAGCTGGTCCTCAACGAGACTCAGTTTTCCGCCTTTCGGGGCCAGGAATGCATCTTTTCCAAAGTGAGCGGTGGCCCTCAGGGCGCCGACCTGAGCGTCTACGCGGTCACCGCGCTGCCAGCGCTCTGCGAACCCGGCGACCTGCTGGAGCTGCTGTGGCTGCAGCCCGCGCCGGAGCCGCCCGCGCCCGCCCCGCACTGGGCCGTCTACGTGGGCGGCGGGCAGATCATCCACCTGCACCAAGGCGAGATCCGCCAGGACAGCCTGTATGAGGCGGGCGCGGCCAACGTGGGCAGGGTGGTGAATAGCTGGTACCGCTACCGCCCGCTGGTGGCCGAGCTGGTGGTGCAGAACGCCTGCGGCCACCTGGGCCTCAAGAGCGAGGAGATCTGCTGGACGAACTCGGAGAGCTTCGCCGCCTGGTGCCGCTTTGGCAAGCGGGAGTTCAAGGCGGGAGGGGAGGTGCCGGCCGGCACACAGCCCCCGCAGCAGCAGTACTATCTCAAGGTGCACCTGGGAGAGAACAAGGTCCACACCGCCAGGTTTCACAGCCTGGAAGACCTCATCCGCGAGAAGCGCCGCATCGACGCCAGCGGCCGCCTGCGAGTGCTCCAGGAGCTCGCCGACCTTGTGGACGACAAGGAGTAG